GGATCGTCACCAAAACGGTCAGCCAGAAGACGGACCTCTTGGTCGTCATCCGGTATCGCTGGTGAACGACAGGTAGCTGCATTATCGGAGCAGAATCTCGGCAAATGTGTCTTTAAAGGTTTTTTCTTCCTTCTGGGCAAATTCGAAAAATTTTTCTGAAAGTTCAAAAGAATTTGCCTTGAGTTCGGAAAATGGGCGTGCCCCCGGAGGGATCCCGGCTCGTGGATCCGGGACATGGAGATGACCGGCGATCGTGATCTTCTGCCCCTCCTCCGACATTAGAAAGTCATAGATCTTTTTTGCAATTTCTTTATGTTTGCTCGCCTTCGGGATCCCCATCGGACCGGGGGTAATCACGACCCCATCCGAAGGATAGATGATCCCCAGATCGGGATTCTTGTTCTTCCTCATTTCAAACAGCATGCTCTCTTCCAGGATCAGTCCGATCGGCCTCTCCCCCATCACCATCCGCTTCATGACCGCCGAATTCCCACCGGCAGAGATCAAATCGTTTTCGCGTAATTTCCGCAGAAAATCGTATCCATATCGATAGGCAAAGTTCAGCATGAGGGTATAGTTCGTTCCTGATTCCAGCGGGCTTCCCGATGAAACCTTCCCCTTCCATTTCGGGTCGATCAGTTCCTGAAACGACTTTGGGGCCTCCGCCTCGCTCAGGAACTTCTTGTTATAACCGATGACCATCACTGAAATGCGTGGCGTGGTAAAGGTCCCCCCCGGCCCTTCCATCGCATCGGGCACATCGTAATCCAGCTTGGGTTGATACGGCTCCCAGAACCCCTCTTCCGCCTTTTTTCGACACCAGAAAATATCGGCGAGCAAAATGAGATCCGCCTTAATATCACCGGCAAGTTCCTCCAACGCGAGCTTCGCCGCCAGGTTTTCAGAACCGTTCTGGAACCATTTGATATTCAAACCGGGAAACTTCTGCTTTAGCGCTCGATCGTAAATCTCGACTGTCTCCGGATAGACCGAGGCGTAGATCCAGACCGGTTCTGCACTTTTCTTGGTACAAGCCACCAGAAAGGATGAGACGACAATGGCACTAAAAATCAAGAGAGTGAGATACTGTTTACGCATGGAACCTCCTGCTCGTGTGAGTGGTCGTCTTAGCCCTGGAGGTCAGGGACCGTCAATTCAATTCATTCACTTCTGGATCTTTAAAGAAGATTGCGTATAAAACCGGAACAATGTCCGGGGGGATACAAGAGTCTGTTTTTGAGATTGGCCAGAGGCTTATCGATGAGGCCAAAAAGTTTCAGCCGACCCTTCATGAGAGAACGGTTCAGTCCCTCATTAATGTCACACTGAAGGACCCGAAAATCCGTTCGAGGTTACTTCGCTTTATCTGCGCCCTCCCCCAACTCCAAGATTCACCAACCGATCTCTTGCGATTTAGCCGCGACCTTTTTCTGCCGATCGTCGACTCATTTCCTGCCAGACTTCGTCCGCTCCTCAAATTAGGCCTGAACCGGTTCACCACCCCCCTTCTCCGACTGGGACCGGTATTTATGAGCCGTCAATTCTTGGGAGGGACCAACGATCAGGAGCTCCAGACGATCGTCAAAAAACTCAAGAAAGAGAAGATCGATGTCACGGTCGACAATCTTGGTGAGTTTGTCACCTCCGAAGAGGGGGCCGAGCGATACTTCAAGAGGGCCCAAAGGCTGATCACCCTTTTGGAGAAAGGGAGTTCCGTTTCACTGAAGGTCACTGGCCTGACCCCTCATTTCGATCCCTACGCACCCAACTTTATACTGGACCCAAACCGACCTCTTTACCGGAGGTTCAAGGAGCTCATGACAATCTGCCACGAGAGAGATCTGATCGCCTTTATCGATGCCGAACATTTTCAAAACAACGCCTTGATGTATGAGCTCCAGAGAAGGGTGCTCGATGAACTCTCTTCCTATCAAAAGGCCGGATTTGTCGTTCAGGCCTATCTTCGCGAGTCACCACAGTATCTGGAAAAAATCGCTCAGTGGGCGCAAAAACAGCGTCGTTGTTATGTCCGACTCGTGAAGGGGGCCTATCATGAGCAAGAGGTTTGCTTTGCCCAGCAGCGTGGTTCTCTGATCCCTGTCTTCATGCAACAGGAAGAGACCGATACCAACTTTCGGAAACTCACCGATCAACTCCTTTCACTCCATGAATTTATCACCCCCTGTATCGCTGGTCACAATGTCCGTGAGATTGCCTACGCAATCTCGCGTGCCCAGCAAATGGGAATCCTCCATAAACTCGAAATCCAGTGCCTCTACGGAATGGCACAAAATCTCCAGACGGCACTGGTTCGGATGGGAGTTCGGGTCCGCGCGTATGTTCCGCATCTCACCGCACTTGATCCAAGATCCCCTGCCGATCCTGCAGAAGGAATTCACTACCTGGGCCGACGCCTCATCGAAAATGGATCGATTTCGTTTCAAAAAATCCAGATCACGAAGGAAACGGATCCTAAGAAGCTGCTTCGGCTGAATGATGTCCCCCTTGAGAACGATAAATTGGCAAGGGTCGATTCCCTCCCGAAGGAATACCAGACCACCCTCCCCTCCTCCGGTTTTCGTCCTACCGATTATCTCAATCCTGTAGAACCGGGACGGTTGGAAAAATTTTGGGGGGAATATGAAAAAGCAAAGAGGGCGGGTCCTGCCTCGGGTTCCGCGAGCGAGGATGATCTGAATCGTCTTTTTGAAAATACAGCCCCCGCCCAAAAGGAATGGAGCCAACTTCCTGTCAAGCGCCGCACTGATATCTTGCTCAAAATCGCCGATGAGATCGAGAAACGCCGCGACTTTTTGGCCTCGATCATGATCCTCGAATCGGCCAAGCCGATTGTTCAGGCTGATGCCGATATCAAGGAATGCCTCGACGCGATCCGCTACGCCGCGCTCGATGCCCGGAAAAAAGAGGCCGAAGGTTTCTTTGAAAGATACGAACCACGCGGTATCGCCGGGATCATCTCCCCCTGGAATTTCCCCTCTGCGATCCCTTTCATCGGCGTCTCGAACGCCCTCGCGAGTGGGAATGCAGCGATCTTGAAACCTTCTGAACTCGCTCCGAGGATTGCGATCGAGATCGTGGAGATCTTCCGAACGCATTTGAGAAATGAAAATTTAAATCCCGACACCCTGCAACTGCTCCTCACGGATCAGGTCATACGGAGCCAACGCTTCGTTTCGGATCGGAGGCTTGAGGCGATCTCCTTCACTGGCTCCAAAAAGGTCGGGCTCGAGATTGCCGCTGCAGCCAAAGGGCGTTCCGTGACGACCGAAATGGGGGGAACGAATGCCTTTGTTATCGGAATCGATGCCGAGGTGGATCAAGTGGTCGTGAATATCCGGTATGGCGCCTTCGGCTACCAGGGACAAAAATGTTCGCATATTCAAAACATTTTTATCCCCCACCGAAAATTTGACCTTTATGTCGATCGGCTTCGCGAAATGGCCGCTTCGTGCCTCGTCGGACCCGCCGATCGGCCAGAGACATTGATCGGACCTTTGATCCATGAGCGAACTCAAAGACATCTCGATCAGATATTAAATGAGATGCCCCCTGAAAATATTATTTATGATGGCCAACAAAAAAAGGTTCCGGCCTATCCACGTCTCGTCGGTCCAACGGTCATTTTAAATAATGAAAGGCTCCTGACCGAGGAGTTTTTTGGTCCCCTGATCAATCTGATCCCCTATGAGACACACGAAGAGGTTTTGGAGAAAATCCGGCGTTCGACCTATGGGCTGACCTTCTCGATCCAGACCGCTTCACCCAGAATCAGGGAATTTTATTTAAAGAGGGACCTTGAAAAAAATACCGGGGTCCTCGCTGGAAACCTCTACTGCGAGATGCCACCGGTCGGCGCCGAGATCGCACTAAATCCGTTTGGTGGTCCCGGCATCAATCTCTCGGGGACTGGCGGAAAGACCGGTGGACCGGAAAGTATGATGACGTACTTAAAGCCTCGGGCAGTGGCTCATGAGTTGGAACGTCTCCCAACCGACGAGGAATGGAGATCATTGGCTCGGAAAAAAGGAAATGACTTCCGATTCATCGACCCAACAGAACTTCAGTACCCCGGCCGCACCGACCTCTTGGAAAGGACGCCGATAGGCGATGGAGTGATTGTCGTTGATCCCGAGATGGATGAGTCAACCCTCCTGCGACTTGTTTATAGCTACCTTTCGACAGGAAATACCCTCTCACTCCTTGTCCATCCCTCTAAATTCAAACAGACGGAAAACTTTGTGAAAAAACTGGGGGGGTATGGTTTTGGATCTGTTCTGATCCGAATGGCCCCGATGTCTTCTCTCGGAAGGTCCGAGAACCTGTCTGAGAGCCACCTTGAATCCGGACGATTTTCCGTAGGGAAGCCTTGGACCGAAGGAAAATCGTCCGACGGAACCGCTCGAGTTTCGCAGGACCTGGAGAGAGGAGACGAGGGGCCATTCGGATCACCACGATGGATCCACCTCCGTCACGGATTCCAACCGGGCGACAACTTCTACGCGATGATCCACGATCCAGCGAGAACCGAACGCCAGGGTTTCGTGACACGAGTCAGCGATGCCCCTCCCTGGATCGACGACCCTCACTTCCTTGCAAAGACACAGATCCATCGGGTCATCAGTATCAATACACTCCATTCAGGGGATATAGAAAAGGTGGAGATTTAAAGGAGGAAAAAGGGCAACTTATTCGCCTCCAGCACGATCATATTAACATTGAAGGAAGAAGAGGAGGACTTATGGCAGATCCAGCAACTCCACCAAGCCGTATAAGCGTCGCCTTGGCGCGATTTGATGTCGATCCCGACGAAACCTTACCCTCTGGCGGTCCACCAGAGGAGGTCATCATTATCCCTGACGGTCCCCTCGAATGCCCTAATTATGTATACTTGAGGGCAGATGAGCAAGAAGACGAGTCTGTCTCCCCAACGGGACTCAGGACATTGACCCTCGCCACGAAGGCACCAGCGATCCGGCTCATGGGAACGACCACGAATGTCGGACTGGCCAAAGAACACCTGACCCGTGTTGCACGTGACCGAATCCCTCTGCAATGCCGTACCGCTGAGTTTGTTAAGGGATCGATTGAACTGGGGGATGCGATTGACACCGGCTCGGTTTCCGAATTGGTCAAAGCACTCGCCCGTGAGCGTCGCTTGGAGGCGTGGGATCGGCTCATGCGCATGGTTGCGATAGCAACAGGGAATCATGATATGGTGATGCCCAACGGCGTCACAGATAGCGGTGAGTTTTATACTGGATTCAATGCAGTCGGGACGCTCATGGGGGCCGATGGACCGGGTGAGAGTTGGCGCAGCGAGATCGTCAGGGAAGAGGTGGGATCTGAAGAGAACATGGGTAATAAATTAAAATTCCTTAAAATGATTCAAAAACATCTTGGTCTCCCGTGGCAACCGGTCCTTCTCCAAGATGCCGACGACACCGTCTATCACGTTGCTGGTGAGCCTCAAACTTATCAATGGTCGGATGAGAAGGCCACTGTAGAGAATTTCTGGAAAAGCTACGATAATGGTGAATTTTGGCAGGCGACAATAAAATTCAAACCAGACAAAAAGCTTCATCCGGATCAGCAATATTTCGGTATCTCCGCCGTCAAACTGGATGAGAATACCTATTCGATCCTCATGGACACCACAGACCTCCTGGAGGACTCGAGGAAAAAAGGTCTACTTCATGGGCATCTCTCTTATGTCCAGGTCCGAATGATTCAGGGACTCATGAGACATCTGAAAACTCTGAATCCTAAGGCAAAGTTCGTGCTCAATTCCCATTTCCCGCTTGATGATCTTGATGGTACCATCTACCAGGTTTTTAGTTCAAACAATCACCTTGAAGAAATCTTGAATGACGAATCGGTCGTCGCGGTCATCGTCGCCCACACCCACGAGTGGGATATGAAGGATCTGAATTCCGGCAAACTCCGAGACAAATTGAAGATCAACCGACGCACCCCCCTGCTGCAATACAATGTCACCTCGATAATAGATTGGCCGGTCGGTGCAGCCCAGATGACGGTCCAGTCAGATCCAGAATACCTGACCCTAACCCTGCATCGAATTGATTTTACGGATACGCTTCCGTCGATGGATGCCGATGCCCAGAAAAAATTCGATGACATCGATCCCGAGCTCCTCTCGTTCGCTACCGCCTGGCACGACATGACTGATGCAAGGTTTAAAGTCCTCGGCCATCCAAGGGCAAAACTGGGTGAACAACTTTTTGTTGCAGGTGACATCCATGTAGGCTTGGTCCCGGAACCGGGCAAATTTTACTATTCCCTCATGACCCACGATGCGATCCCGGTCGATGTCGTCCGGGGGATGCTCACAATGCGGCATGAACAGGATATCTTCGCCCTTGAGCTAAATACCGTTACGGTCCAGGATCCCTCTGGAAATTCTACACCCTTACGTCCCGCGGCAACGGTTGTTGATGAAGAATCCAAAAAATACCTCCAGCATCTTCGCGCCTATTATACCAATTCCCTGATCGCCCATCGGAGCAGGGATAAAAAGAAGGCGAGTGAAGCGCGATCCGCGATCCGGGCTCACCAGAAGGCTATCGACGAATCAACCAGGACCCTGCTCCACGCCTATCAAGAAGTAATGCAGCAATTAGAAATTGAGATGCTCCCCCTCGACGATAAAAAGAAGGCCAAGAAGACTTCGGATGCAGAAAATTCAAGGTTGAACTACCTGAAGAACCTCCATGATATCGCAAGGATCTCTGTGGAGCGGGCTGTTGCAGCAAAGAACTGGTTCCTGCTCTTTAATATTAAATTGGCCCAGGGACAAAAAGAAGACGATCTCGCCACGATGAATAATTTCAGGTCTCTCGACTACTGGCGCGACATGGATAGATTCATCCAGAACCTCCCTTACAACCGATGGGGAACCAATGAGGTTAGTCCGGCAACCGCCTATCGACTCCATATCCATGAGCGATCGGCTGAGCGGAGGGCGAATTACCTTGGGGACAAACCAAAGCGGAATGTCCCGCCGGTCGTCACGATTAAAGTCAATCTGACAACCAATGAAATCGTAACACTCACCGATCGCCTCCCTGACTACACCCCGGCAGAACAGCAAGAGATCGTCGCCGGCTGGCGTGGGAAGAGAGATTCAAAGGGTCGAGAGACCGATCTGACGGAGGGAGAGCTGGATGAGGCCCGCCAAGCGGTCGATGAGCAAAACCCTGATTTTAGACATCACCCCGCGTTTCAGGCCGGTGGCCGATTTGGAAATGGGGCAAGTGCGGCACGTTTTGGGGCGGGATGGCAGCTCCATTGGTCACTCCGGAATGGTGAAGGCAATAAGAGCTGGCCACGTGTCACTGTGGTCCCCGCTGTCGAATATGTCTCGAATGGTGATGAATTTTTACGTGTCGACAATCGGGTTCGCGAGGTCGGTGGATCTGTAGCCGGCTACTACGAGGCACTTGGCTGGCTGGGAGTCGGCGTCTCAGTCAATGGTGCAGCCCACTGGAACAGTGAGGATCGTACACTCCGTGAGCCAGGGGGGCGAGTCGGTGGTGATGTTCGAGCCCATATTGCCGATGGGGCATTGATCGGTTACTTCGGTCATGATTGGTACCTCGGTGAAAGGGACGGCTGGGTTGGTGGCTTCATGCTCGATCCGTACGCACTCTTCGACACATTCAATGTCAGAATCCCGTGGCTCGGGATCGACTTCGGAAGAAAACCAAAACCACCGCAGTTGGACATTAATCCTACTGAATAAAGCCCATAATCCCTTTTCGGATGATCATGACCGCAATAGAGGCGAGGATCAGGTTCGAGATCTTTGCGATCGTCTGAGTCCCTGACTTTCCCAAGGCGCGTGTGATCGCACCGGAAAAACTGAACATAAAGACGGCGATCAAGACATTCAGGATCGTCGCGATCATCGTCGGAAAATGACCATGCTGTTCCGCAAGCAGGAGGACCGTCGTCAAGACAGCCGGCCCCACAATCAGCGGAACCCCGATCGGCACCGCCCCGAAGCTTTCCGGATCGACCGATCGCTCACGGATCGTCCGGCCTGTGGTCAAATCAGTCATCGCGATAATAAAGAGGAGCACCCCCCCTGCCACCATGAAATCAGCAACGGTAATCCCTAAGAGGCGAAAGGTTGCCTGCCCCACAAAGATAAAGATCGAGGCAACGATCGAGGCGGTCAGAAACGACTGAAACAGGATCCTTCGAATCCAGGGCTTCCGGACAGACGAGGTCAGGCTCACATAGAGCGGCAACATACCGATCGCATTGACCGCCACGAAGAGCGGGACAAAACAGAGCCAAAAATTTTTCATATTTCTTCCCTTGTCATTTTTTTGGGAGTGGGTCAATAAGGCCTTCTGAATGTCGATTCAGCGACTCATTAGTTTTTCGGGAATTTTCACAATCCTTTTGGTCGCCTGGCTCTTCTCAAGTCACCGAAAGAAGGTCTCACTCAAAACGATTTTTGCAGGAATTTTGATCCAGCTCCTGATGGGTATTTTTGTTTTTATCACACCGATCGGTGTCAAGGTTTTCTCCTTCTTGAATGATGCCGTGGTCCATATCCTGAACGCCTCTTATGAGGGGGCTCGGTTTCTCTTCGGCCCCCTTGCGATTCCACCCGGAGAAAATGGATCGTTCGGCTTTATCCTGATCTTTCAGGCGCTCCCAACGATCATCTTTTTCTCCGCCCTCATGGGAGCGCTTTATTATCTCCGGGTCATGCCGTTCATCATCAGACAGTTCTCCCGTCTTTTCACCAAACTGATGGGAACAAGCGGTGCGGAATCACTCTGTGCAGCAAGCAATATTTTCGTCGGCATCGAGGCCTCGACAGCGATCCTCCCCTATCTCAAGAAAATGACCCGTTCCGAACTGATGGCGGTCTTGACGACCGGTATCGGCACGATCGCCTCGAGCATGCTTGGTTTTTACACGATTATTCTTCACGAACAGTTTCCCCAAATCGCGGGGCATCTCGTCTCGGCCTCACTGATTTCAGCCCCAGCCTCTCTCCTGATGGCCAAGGTTTTGCTTCCAGAGACGGAAACCCCTGAAACCCTCGGAACTCATCTGACTGATAAAAGTCAAAGCGCCTCAAACCTGATGCAAGCAATTATTGAAGGAGCGATGGCAGGTGGAAAATTGATTTTCGGGATCGCTGTGCTTCTCGTCGCCTTTTTAGGATTGGTCGCACTGATCAACATCGGCCTCTCGGGAACTATTTCCATGAAACTTCAGGACCTGCTGGCTTATCCGTTTTACCCCTTCGCCTTGATGATCGGTGTAACGCCGGCTGATGCGATGGAGGTCGCCCGTCTTCTCGGTTCCCGCGTGATCCTGACCGAAGTCCCCGCCTATCAGGAGCTGGCCCGGTTGATCGCGGAGGGGGTGGTACAGCCTCGTAGTGGCCTGCTTGCGACCTACGCCCTCTGCGGATTTGCGCATGTCTCGAGTGTCGCAATTTTTGTTGGCGGTACCGCTGCGCTGATCCCCGAGCGAACCAAGGAACTCGCTTCCTTGGCCTTCCGCTCCCTCTTCGCCGCAACTCTCGGCTGCCTCATGACCGCCGCCGTCGCTGGGACGTTTTTATAAAAGGGAATTAGAAAAATAATTTGCGAAATTATTCATATGAAATAGAGCTATAGACATCATGTCATTACCGGTACTTGCAGCGATTTTTTTAATCACGATCGGGCTTGGCTATCGATTTTACGGGAGACTCGTCGCGCGTCAGTACGCCTTAAACAACAACCAACGAACGCCGGCCCATGAACTGAAAGACGGGGTCGACTTCGTCCCGACCAAGCCGTTTTATCTCTTCGGCCAGCATTTCAGCGCGATCTCGGCCGCCGGTCCGATCGCGGGACCGATCCTCGCCTGCCAACAGTTCGGCTGGCTTCCTTGCCTGCTCTGGATCGGGCTTGGTGTGGTGCTGATCGGCGCGGTTCACGATTTCTCAGCCCTGATTGCCAGTGTGCGACACCGCGGCAACTCGATCGCGGAGATTATCAAATTGAATATTGGCCATAAGGCCTGGCTCGCGATTCTGGGATTCATCTGGTTCGCCCTGCTCTATGTGATCGTTGCCTTCACCGACATCACCGCAGCGACCTTTGTCGGTCGGATCGAGGAGCTCGACGGAATGCAGGTCGGCTTTGAAAGAGGAGGCGCCGTCGCTGCTGCCAGCACGATGTATTTGACACTCGCGATCCTGATGGGAATTATCCAAAAAAAATGGAACCCACCACTCTGGCTCATGACGCTCGTCTTTGTCCCGGCAACACTCGCGGTGGTCTGGTACGGAACAGAGCTCGCCCCCTATTTCTTGCTCAGTAAAAAGGCCTGGGGAGGGATTATCCTTCTCTACTGCCTCATCGCCTCGCTCTTGCCGGTCTGGTTCCTCTTGCAACCACGAGGTTACCTGGGCGGTTTTGTCCTCTATCTAACCCTGGCCGTCGGTCTGATCGGAATCTTTCTCGGCGGTTATCCAATCCAGCAGATCCCTTTCAAGGGTTGGCAGGCGGCCGGTCCGACAGGTTCCCTCTTCCCGTTTCTTTTTGTCACGATCGCCTGCGGCGCCTGTTCCGGATTTCACGGACTTGTCTGCTCCGGCACCACCTCCAAACAGATCGATAAAGAGACCGATTGCCGACCGGTCGGCTATGGGGCGATGCTGCTCGAGGCTTTTGTCGCACTGATCGCGCTCGCCACAATCATTATTCTCTCAGACAACGAAATCAAAGGGGCACCCGGGGCGATCTTCGGTCAAGGGATCGGCCGGTTTCTGACACTTGTTATCGGAAAAGAAAACCTGGTCTTTGCGATCACGTTCGGGGCGATGGCTTTTTCAACCTTTGTCTTTGATACGTTGGATGTCACAACCCGATTGGGAAGGTATATTCTTCAGGAACTGACTGGGAAAAAAGGGCCTGTCTCAGCGACACTGGCAACTCTCGCGACCGTCGGAGTCCCTGCCCTCTTGATCGGAATCGCACCGGAGGGGGGATGGCTGCACTTCTGGATCCTGTTTGGAACCGCCAACCAACTCCTCGCCGCTCTGACACTGCTCGGTATTACGGTCTGGCTCTATCGGAGTGGCAAGCGTTACTGGTTCACTCTCTTGCCGATGCTCTTTGTCGGGACGATCACGCTCTGGTCTTTTATCAGTCAACTAACAAACAGCTACCAACTCGGCCTCACCGAAGGTTTTCATCTCGATATCCGTCTGATCAATGGGATCGTCACACTAACCCTCGTCACACTGGCGATTTTTATTCTTCTGAATGCCGTAAGATCGCTCCGCATCAAGCGCTCGACCTCGTCGTAAAATAAAAAGTTGACCCCCTGCCGGGCTCACTCGTGAGCCAGAGCCGCCCCCCCATCATTTCAACAATCCGTCTCGCGATCGCAAGCCCAAGCCCTGTCCCCCCAAATTTCCGGGTCATGGAAGAATCAACCTGGATAAAAGGCTCGAAGATCTTTTCATGATGATCTGAGGGGATTCCAATGCCGGTGTCTTCGATCTCAAAGACCGTCTCGAGCCCCTTATCATTCGGATAGACGCGAAGCGAAATCTGTCCCTTCTCGGTAAATTTCGCGGCATTGATCAGCAGATTCAAGAGAACCTGCCGAATCCGCGCCCGATCCCCCCGAATCGGGCTTCCTTTAAGGACAGGGACCACCTCGGTTTGGAAGGAAACCGATTTCCCTTGAAGCCTCATCTCGACCAGAGGGGCGATCTCGGAAACCAGATCATCGATAGAAAAGCTTTCCTCCAGAACAGTCATCTTGGCCGCTTCAAGCTTGGAGTAGTCGAGAATGTCATTGATATTATCCAGGAGGATCTGGGCGCTTGTCCGAACTGTCTCCAGACTCTGGCGCCTCTCGGGAAAGCTTTCTTCCTCAAGCAAAAGATCGGTGAATCCCAAAATCGCATGAAGTGGCGTCCGGATCTCATGGGACATATTCGCCAAAAATTCGCTTTTGAGCCGGGAGGATTCGAGGGCTTCAAGGCGAGAGGTCTCCAATTTATCGACCGCTTCACGCAGGGAATCGGCCATTTGATTCAATGATTCCTGAAGAAGCCCCATCTCATCCTTGGCATGGACCTGAATCCGATGGTGATAGTTTCCCAAGGTCAACGCCTCTGAAAAGGAAACCGCTTCTCCGATCGGCTTTAAAACCAGACGCTGGACGAGTCGATAAAGCCCCAATCCCAAAACAAGCCCCGCCGCAGAGATAAGGATAACGAGCCTCAAGAGTTCCCGAAATCGCAGGGAATGCAAGGCATCTTCCAAGGAGAAATAGATATTGATTTTTCCGACCAATTTCCCTTCAAGATAGAGATTTCGATCTACCTTCAGGTCATACGACAGTTGGGAATCTGTCCTCTCATAGACGTAGATTCTTTCTCCCTTCTCATCGAAGATTTCGACAACTTGCAGTGTCCTCGCAGCGACCTCTTCAATAATCTTACGCATCTTCTTCGCATTGAGATTCAAGAGGGCACCTGGAAGGGCTGATTCAAGGTAGGTTGAGGTGGCCTGAACCTCCCGATCAAGAATCTTCTGTTGATCCTGAATTCGCTGATAAATGATGATCGATCCAAGCCCCCCCAAGATCAAAACCAGAAGGGAGATGATTCCGTAAAAAATCTTATCGGCGATCCGTTGTCTCATTCAAAGGTCCCCACGAATTTCACAACCTCCCGAACCTGATCATAGTCACTCTCCGGCAAAACCATCCACCCCTTGTCCGGCGTTCCTTTCAGAAGTTCTTTTTTCAGAGGTGATTCATTGAGAACCATCTGTACTTCCCGAATCTTCTGGATCAATTCAGAGGAAACCCCTTTCGCGGCCACCCAGGCAATTCCAGGCATCTTCCCTGTCACCTCAACTATTTCAAAAATATCTCCATGTTTTTCGCGTGCCTGTTCGAGGTTGTATTCCCATGTCGCCCCCAGATCGATCTCACCCGATGCGATCGCATCCGTCACAAGGGTGTGGTTCTCAAAAAAAATGACCTCTCGAAAAATCTCATGAGGATCCACCCCTCTCTTCTTCATCATCGCCATCGGATAAGCCCACCCTGAAGAAGATTTCCGGGTCACAAACCCAAGACGAAACTCCTTCACCCTTTTCAAAAAATCATCGAGATGCCAACCGGCA
The window above is part of the Deltaproteobacteria bacterium genome. Proteins encoded here:
- a CDS encoding carbon starvation protein A, producing the protein MSLPVLAAIFLITIGLGYRFYGRLVARQYALNNNQRTPAHELKDGVDFVPTKPFYLFGQHFSAISAAGPIAGPILACQQFGWLPCLLWIGLGVVLIGAVHDFSALIASVRHRGNSIAEIIKLNIGHKAWLAILGFIWFALLYVIVAFTDITAATFVGRIEELDGMQVGFERGGAVAAASTMYLTLAILMGIIQKKWNPPLWLMTLVFVPATLAVVWYGTELAPYFLLSKKAWGGIILLYCLIASLLPVWFLLQPRGYLGGFVLYLTLAVGLIGIFLGGYPIQQIPFKGWQAAGPTGSLFPFLFVTIACGACSGFHGLVCSGTTSKQIDKETDCRPVGYGAMLLEAFVALIALATIIILSDNEIKGAPGAIFGQGIGRFLTLVIGKENLVFAITFGAMAFSTFVFDTLDVTTRLGRYILQELTGKKGPVSATLATLATVGVPALLIGIAPEGGWLHFWILFGTANQLLAALTLLGITVWLYRSGKRYWFTLLPMLFVGTITLWSFISQLTNSYQLGLTEGFHLDIRLINGIVTLTLVTLAIFILLNAVRSLRIKRSTSS
- a CDS encoding nucleoside transporter, which gives rise to MSIQRLISFSGIFTILLVAWLFSSHRKKVSLKTIFAGILIQLLMGIFVFITPIGVKVFSFLNDAVVHILNASYEGARFLFGPLAIPPGENGSFGFILIFQALPTIIFFSALMGALYYLRVMPFIIRQFSRLFTKLMGTSGAESLCAASNIFVGIEASTAILPYLKKMTRSELMAVLTTGIGTIASSMLGFYTIILHEQFPQIAGHLVSASLISAPASLLMAKVLLPETETPETLGTHLTDKSQSASNLMQAIIEGAMAGGKLIFGIAVLLVAFLGLVALINIGLSGTISMKLQDLLAYPFYPFALMIGVTPADAMEVARLLGSRVILTEVPAYQELARLIAEGVVQPRSGLLATYALCGFAHVSSVAIFVGGTAALIPERTKELASLAFRSLFAATLGCLMTAAVAGTFL
- a CDS encoding proline dehydrogenase family protein — encoded protein: MSGGIQESVFEIGQRLIDEAKKFQPTLHERTVQSLINVTLKDPKIRSRLLRFICALPQLQDSPTDLLRFSRDLFLPIVDSFPARLRPLLKLGLNRFTTPLLRLGPVFMSRQFLGGTNDQELQTIVKKLKKEKIDVTVDNLGEFVTSEEGAERYFKRAQRLITLLEKGSSVSLKVTGLTPHFDPYAPNFILDPNRPLYRRFKELMTICHERDLIAFIDAEHFQNNALMYELQRRVLDELSSYQKAGFVVQAYLRESPQYLEKIAQWAQKQRRCYVRLVKGAYHEQEVCFAQQRGSLIPVFMQQEETDTNFRKLTDQLLSLHEFITPCIAGHNVREIAYAISRAQQMGILHKLEIQCLYGMAQNLQTALVRMGVRVRAYVPHLTALDPRSPADPAEGIHYLGRRLIENGSISFQKIQITKETDPKKLLRLNDVPLENDKLARVDSLPKEYQTTLPSSGFRPTDYLNPVEPGRLEKFWGEYEKAKRAGPASGSASEDDLNRLFENTAPAQKEWSQLPVKRRTDILLKIADEIEKRRDFLASIMILESAKPIVQADADIKECLDAIRYAALDARKKEAEGFFERYEPRGIAGIISPWNFPSAIPFIGVSNALASGNAAILKPSELAPRIAIEIVEIFRTHLRNENLNPDTLQLLLTDQVIRSQRFVSDRRLEAISFTGSKKVGLEIAAAAKGRSVTTEMGGTNAFVIGIDAEVDQVVVNIRYGAFGYQGQKCSHIQNIFIPHRKFDLYVDRLREMAASCLVGPADRPETLIGPLIHERTQRHLDQILNEMPPENIIYDGQQKKVPAYPRLVGPTVILNNERLLTEEFFGPLINLIPYETHEEVLEKIRRSTYGLTFSIQTASPRIREFYLKRDLEKNTGVLAGNLYCEMPPVGAEIALNPFGGPGINLSGTGGKTGGPESMMTYLKPRAVAHELERLPTDEEWRSLARKKGNDFRFIDPTELQYPGRTDLLERTPIGDGVIVVDPEMDESTLLRLVYSYLSTGNTLSLLVHPSKFKQTENFVKKLGGYGFGSVLIRMAPMSSLGRSENLSESHLESGRFSVGKPWTEGKSSDGTARVSQDLERGDEGPFGSPRWIHLRHGFQPGDNFYAMIHDPARTERQGFVTRVSDAPPWIDDPHFLAKTQIHRVISINTLHSGDIEKVEI
- a CDS encoding extracellular solute-binding protein; this encodes MRKQYLTLLIFSAIVVSSFLVACTKKSAEPVWIYASVYPETVEIYDRALKQKFPGLNIKWFQNGSENLAAKLALEELAGDIKADLILLADIFWCRKKAEEGFWEPYQPKLDYDVPDAMEGPGGTFTTPRISVMVIGYNKKFLSEAEAPKSFQELIDPKWKGKVSSGSPLESGTNYTLMLNFAYRYGYDFLRKLRENDLISAGGNSAVMKRMVMGERPIGLILEESMLFEMRKNKNPDLGIIYPSDGVVITPGPMGIPKASKHKEIAKKIYDFLMSEEGQKITIAGHLHVPDPRAGIPPGARPFSELKANSFELSEKFFEFAQKEEKTFKDTFAEILLR
- a CDS encoding MarC family protein; this encodes MKNFWLCFVPLFVAVNAIGMLPLYVSLTSSVRKPWIRRILFQSFLTASIVASIFIFVGQATFRLLGITVADFMVAGGVLLFIIAMTDLTTGRTIRERSVDPESFGAVPIGVPLIVGPAVLTTVLLLAEQHGHFPTMIATILNVLIAVFMFSFSGAITRALGKSGTQTIAKISNLILASIAVMIIRKGIMGFIQ